In Doryrhamphus excisus isolate RoL2022-K1 chromosome 21, RoL_Dexc_1.0, whole genome shotgun sequence, a single genomic region encodes these proteins:
- the si:ch211-161h7.4 gene encoding microtubule-associated protein futsch isoform X2 yields MEKNYPVLKRPKRKLLYLPSIQNSRKEKWGPKLSLGDVDRMFDDLDCVSDVEAPPLSLTPEDCEESQDVTSPASPVPLRRASRPAKCQTPPREAQLSPATQPLSPELHIHIPIKGHGPMKTSSPIEMGRGAVQTESNEKDKDLSPILFDCQEAEGRTQPSSGKKANEDVSQKHLHSDFESPPSLVVLCKHTSSLKNRMGEPLHNESPTERKVSRQSPRQEPRLPSPEGELTAETSVQVKKDMSAFLRKLRDAGQPKATVLKKPLAPMNPPSEPEDDFLILEDEVSFHFSIPSKSTTTPQRSKRSSSDKDGSTDKGSKGRSPERTPKQPSAGVSGRKPLKDPTVGQRATKREKRKNAAGTGGSKAPSPDDIPAAETLPRDISSKKKAHLQEKVLPDTAEDHQKEPARRQTDDEKAQTSSRVRRLKSSKPSRDNLKTSRPAAKVKGICQKPSSKERADLGSPSEPDMSPVQDSTAGKPDQNKRLGSGESSPEEGQVLGKRKRNPPGEWWLNCPQNTEQLMDPPPSVKKSKRGEASAGAPSPAKAEKQRPFKRPSKVSKKTKGAKVKQKNGLPRDATDAIELNRDEAEQMDAREQEVAQRDLEPLLSSPLDLIHRDQSHMSEHQPFQRVYPHPGRKKVSHSPVPLSPRGSLEQLSRPQPSKRNRKPPGEWWKATSTSEDAESSPPELLPRRPKKSQARKERKTGSKQRRTPAAGGALVSPLAKKALWVPKSIKSSMGTFKNIFSSHTEGTVVLSNEAADQNNEVQSPDHPTSRNTHQATVDIDGGDFQTTFSILRSGPSSMIDLEMHKDTGPSLPRPAPAELSVCDLCAPPLKPFVLQPKDKANLTRWLGVLWSTTLRNASKVTPDHFDWYTHRGRVMGVMEDLHCGNISHGKILLGSFMRKPLWVDHSATTVFNLLTSSVNVAINCTESCVHAGQSFMVPCGHAYSIQNLVAQPVVLCFTRVLAESPD; encoded by the exons atggagaaaaactaTCCAGTGTTG AAGAGACCAAAGAGGAAGCTCCTCTACTTGCCAAGCATACAGAA TTCCCGTAAAGAAAAGTGGGGGCCCAAGCTGTCATTGGGAGACGTGGACAGGATGTTTGATGACTTGG ATTGTGTCTCTGACGTTGAGGCACCCCCCTTATCTTTAACGCCGGAGGATTGCGAGGAAAGCCAGGACGTGACTTCACCAGCTTCACCAGTCCCGCTGCGTCGAGCATCAAGACCTGCCAAATGTCAAACT CCTCCAAGAGAAGCTCAGTTGTCTCCTGCAACACAACCACTGAGTCCCGAATTGCACATCC ACATTCCTATTAAAGGGCATGGGCCAATGAAAACCTCCAGCCCCATTGAAATGGGCAGGGGGGCTGTGCAGACGGAGAGCAATGAAAAAGACAAAGACCTGTCGCCTATCCTCTTTGACTGCCAAGAAGCCGAGGGGAGGACACAGCCTTCGTCTGGCAAGAAGGCGAACGAGGACGTCTCCCAGAA ACATCTCCACTCTGATTTTGAGTCCCCACCGAGTCTTGTTGTCCTCTGCAAGCACACGTCCAGTCTCAAGAACAGGATGGGGGAACCACT CCACAATGAAAGTCCGACAGAAAGGAAAGTGTCACG TCAGTCACCCCGCCAGGAGCCCCGACTCCCCTCTCCTGAGGGGGAGTTGACAGCCGAGACGTCCGTCCAGGTGAAAAAAGACATGTCTGCTTTTCTGCGGAAGCTTCGAGACGCTGGGCAGCCCAAAGCCACAGT GCTAAAGAAGCCCCTGGCACCAATGAATCCCCCCTCTGAACCAGAGGACGATTTCCTGATCCTGGAGGACGAAGTGTCTTTTCATTTCTCCATCCCCAGTAAATCTACGACCACACCGCAAAGGAGCAAGAGGTCCAGCAGTGACAAAGACGGCTCGACAGACAAAGGGTCCAAGGGTCGCTCGCCGGAGAGGACGCCAAAGCAGCCGTCGGCAGGTGTGTCTGGTAGAAAGCCTCTCAAAGATCCGACTGTTGGGCAGAGAGCGACGAAGAGAGAGAAAAGGAAGAATGCAGCGGGGACTGGAGGAAGCAAGGCTCCAAGCCCCGATGACATTCCAGCTGCCGAGACGCTGCCTCGTGATATCTCGAGCAAAAAGAAAGCCCACCTGCAGGAGAAAGTGCTGCCCGACACCGCAGAGGACCATCAGAAGGAGCCCGCCAGGAGACAAACGGATGACGAGAAAGCCCAGACGTCATCCAGAGTCAGGAGATTAAAGTCTTCCAAGCCCAGCAGAGACAATCTCAAGACCAGCAGGCCAGCTGCAAAAGTGAAAGGAATTTGCCAGAAGCCGAGCAGCAAGGAACGTGCAGACCTGGGTTCTCCTTCGG AACCCGACATGAGCCCAGTCCAGGATTCAACAGCTGGAAAGCCGGATCAAAACAAACGCTTGGGTTCTGGTGAGAGTTCCCCCGAGGAGGGTCAGGTTCTcgggaaaaggaaaagaaatccCCCTGGAGAGTGGTGGTTGAACTGCCCTCAGAACACGGAGCAGCTCATGGACCCGCCGCCCAGTGTCAAGAAGTCCAAACGGGGGGAAGCCAGCGCTGGCGCACCTTCGCCTGCCAAAGCAGAGAAGCAGCGCCCCTTCAAAAGACCCAGCAAGGTCTCCAAAAAGACCAAGGGTGCAAAAGTCAAGCAGAAGAATGGACTGCCAAGAGACGCCACGGACGCCATTGAACTCAACAGAGATGAAGCAGAGCAGATGGACGCTCGGGAGCAGGAAGTAGCACAGCGGGACTTGGAGCCTCTGTTGTCCAGCCCTCTGGATCTGATCCACAGAGACCAGAGCCACATGTCAG AGCACCAACCATTCCAGAGAGTGTATCCGCACCCTGGCAGGAAAAAAGTCTCCCACTCCCCCGTCCCTCTCAGCCCCAGAGGATCCTTGGAGCAGCTGAGCAGACCACAACCCAGCAAACGCAACAGGAAGCCACCGGGTGAGTGGTGGAAGGCCACCAGCACATCTGAAGACGCAGAGTCGTCACCGCCCGAGCTTCTACCCAGAAGGCCCAAGAAGTCCCAGGCTCGCAAGGAGCGGAAAACGGGGTCCAAACAAAGGAGAACTCCTGCAGCAGGGGGTGCTCTTGTATCTCCGCTCGCCAAGAAGGCGCTGTGGGTCCCGAAGAGCATCAAATCCTCAATGGGCACTTTTAAGAACATTTTCTCCTCGCATACGGAGGGCACCGTCGTACTGAGCAATGAAGCTGCGGATCAGAATAATGAAGTCCAATCACCTGACCATCCAACATCCAGAAACACCCACCAGGCAACAGTCGACATCGACGGGGGGGACTTTCAGACCAC ATTTAGCATCCTCAGAAGCGGGCCGTCATCCATGATTGATCTGGAGATGCACAAGGACACAG GCCCTTCATTGCCCAGGCCTGCTCCCGCCGAGCTCTCCGTGTGTGACCTGTGTGCTCCTCCCCTCAAGCCTTTCGTCCTGCAGCCCAAGGACAAAGCCAACCTGACCAGGTGGCTGGGAGTTCTGTGGTCCACCACCCTGAGAA ATGCGTCCAAGGTCACCCCCGACCACTTTGATTGGTACACCCACCGTGGCAGAGTCATGGGTGTCATGGAGGACCTGCACTGTGGGAACATCTCCCATGGAAAGATACTGCTGGGCTCCTTCATGAGGAAACCCCTGTGGGTGGACCACAGCGCCACCACG GTTTTCAACCTGCTAACGAGCTCCGTCAACGTGGCCATCAACTGCACGGAGTCCTGTGTGCACGCGGGGCAGTCCTTCATGGTGCCATGCG GCCACGCCTACAGTATCCAGAACCTGGTGGCGCAGCCAGTAGTTCTGTGCTTTACCAGGGTGCTGGCAGAGAGTCCAGACTGA
- the si:ch211-161h7.4 gene encoding microtubule-associated protein futsch isoform X1: protein MEKNYPVLKRPKRKLLYLPSIQNSRKEKWGPKLSLGDVDRMFDDLDCVSDVEAPPLSLTPEDCEESQDVTSPASPVPLRRASRPAKCQTPPREAQLSPATQPLSPELHIHIPIKGHGPMKTSSPIEMGRGAVQTESNEKDKDLSPILFDCQEAEGRTQPSSGKKANEDVSQKHLHSDFESPPSLVVLCKHTSSLKNRMGEPLHNESPTERKVSRQSPRQEPRLPSPEGELTAETSVQVKKDMSAFLRKLRDAGQPKATVLKKPLAPMNPPSEPEDDFLILEDEVSFHFSIPSKSTTTPQRSKRSSSDKDGSTDKGSKGRSPERTPKQPSAGVSGRKPLKDPTVGQRATKREKRKNAAGTGGSKAPSPDDIPAAETLPRDISSKKKAHLQEKVLPDTAEDHQKEPARRQTDDEKAQTSSRVRRLKSSKPSRDNLKTSRPAAKVKGICQKPSSKERADLGSPSEPDMSPVQDSTAGKPDQNKRLGSGESSPEEGQVLGKRKRNPPGEWWLNCPQNTEQLMDPPPSVKKSKRGEASAGAPSPAKAEKQRPFKRPSKVSKKTKGAKVKQKNGLPRDATDAIELNRDEAEQMDAREQEVAQRDLEPLLSSPLDLIHRDQSHMSEHQPFQRVYPHPGRKKVSHSPVPLSPRGSLEQLSRPQPSKRNRKPPGEWWKATSTSEDAESSPPELLPRRPKKSQARKERKTGSKQRRTPAAGGALVSPLAKKALWVPKSIKSSMGTFKNIFSSHTEGTVVLSNEAADQNNEVQSPDHPTSRNTHQATVDIDGGDFQTTFSILRSGPSSMIDLEMHKDTGPSLPRPAPAELSVCDLCAPPLKPFVLQPKDKANLTRWLGVLWSTTLRSKKSNNASKVTPDHFDWYTHRGRVMGVMEDLHCGNISHGKILLGSFMRKPLWVDHSATTVFNLLTSSVNVAINCTESCVHAGQSFMVPCGHAYSIQNLVAQPVVLCFTRVLAESPD from the exons atggagaaaaactaTCCAGTGTTG AAGAGACCAAAGAGGAAGCTCCTCTACTTGCCAAGCATACAGAA TTCCCGTAAAGAAAAGTGGGGGCCCAAGCTGTCATTGGGAGACGTGGACAGGATGTTTGATGACTTGG ATTGTGTCTCTGACGTTGAGGCACCCCCCTTATCTTTAACGCCGGAGGATTGCGAGGAAAGCCAGGACGTGACTTCACCAGCTTCACCAGTCCCGCTGCGTCGAGCATCAAGACCTGCCAAATGTCAAACT CCTCCAAGAGAAGCTCAGTTGTCTCCTGCAACACAACCACTGAGTCCCGAATTGCACATCC ACATTCCTATTAAAGGGCATGGGCCAATGAAAACCTCCAGCCCCATTGAAATGGGCAGGGGGGCTGTGCAGACGGAGAGCAATGAAAAAGACAAAGACCTGTCGCCTATCCTCTTTGACTGCCAAGAAGCCGAGGGGAGGACACAGCCTTCGTCTGGCAAGAAGGCGAACGAGGACGTCTCCCAGAA ACATCTCCACTCTGATTTTGAGTCCCCACCGAGTCTTGTTGTCCTCTGCAAGCACACGTCCAGTCTCAAGAACAGGATGGGGGAACCACT CCACAATGAAAGTCCGACAGAAAGGAAAGTGTCACG TCAGTCACCCCGCCAGGAGCCCCGACTCCCCTCTCCTGAGGGGGAGTTGACAGCCGAGACGTCCGTCCAGGTGAAAAAAGACATGTCTGCTTTTCTGCGGAAGCTTCGAGACGCTGGGCAGCCCAAAGCCACAGT GCTAAAGAAGCCCCTGGCACCAATGAATCCCCCCTCTGAACCAGAGGACGATTTCCTGATCCTGGAGGACGAAGTGTCTTTTCATTTCTCCATCCCCAGTAAATCTACGACCACACCGCAAAGGAGCAAGAGGTCCAGCAGTGACAAAGACGGCTCGACAGACAAAGGGTCCAAGGGTCGCTCGCCGGAGAGGACGCCAAAGCAGCCGTCGGCAGGTGTGTCTGGTAGAAAGCCTCTCAAAGATCCGACTGTTGGGCAGAGAGCGACGAAGAGAGAGAAAAGGAAGAATGCAGCGGGGACTGGAGGAAGCAAGGCTCCAAGCCCCGATGACATTCCAGCTGCCGAGACGCTGCCTCGTGATATCTCGAGCAAAAAGAAAGCCCACCTGCAGGAGAAAGTGCTGCCCGACACCGCAGAGGACCATCAGAAGGAGCCCGCCAGGAGACAAACGGATGACGAGAAAGCCCAGACGTCATCCAGAGTCAGGAGATTAAAGTCTTCCAAGCCCAGCAGAGACAATCTCAAGACCAGCAGGCCAGCTGCAAAAGTGAAAGGAATTTGCCAGAAGCCGAGCAGCAAGGAACGTGCAGACCTGGGTTCTCCTTCGG AACCCGACATGAGCCCAGTCCAGGATTCAACAGCTGGAAAGCCGGATCAAAACAAACGCTTGGGTTCTGGTGAGAGTTCCCCCGAGGAGGGTCAGGTTCTcgggaaaaggaaaagaaatccCCCTGGAGAGTGGTGGTTGAACTGCCCTCAGAACACGGAGCAGCTCATGGACCCGCCGCCCAGTGTCAAGAAGTCCAAACGGGGGGAAGCCAGCGCTGGCGCACCTTCGCCTGCCAAAGCAGAGAAGCAGCGCCCCTTCAAAAGACCCAGCAAGGTCTCCAAAAAGACCAAGGGTGCAAAAGTCAAGCAGAAGAATGGACTGCCAAGAGACGCCACGGACGCCATTGAACTCAACAGAGATGAAGCAGAGCAGATGGACGCTCGGGAGCAGGAAGTAGCACAGCGGGACTTGGAGCCTCTGTTGTCCAGCCCTCTGGATCTGATCCACAGAGACCAGAGCCACATGTCAG AGCACCAACCATTCCAGAGAGTGTATCCGCACCCTGGCAGGAAAAAAGTCTCCCACTCCCCCGTCCCTCTCAGCCCCAGAGGATCCTTGGAGCAGCTGAGCAGACCACAACCCAGCAAACGCAACAGGAAGCCACCGGGTGAGTGGTGGAAGGCCACCAGCACATCTGAAGACGCAGAGTCGTCACCGCCCGAGCTTCTACCCAGAAGGCCCAAGAAGTCCCAGGCTCGCAAGGAGCGGAAAACGGGGTCCAAACAAAGGAGAACTCCTGCAGCAGGGGGTGCTCTTGTATCTCCGCTCGCCAAGAAGGCGCTGTGGGTCCCGAAGAGCATCAAATCCTCAATGGGCACTTTTAAGAACATTTTCTCCTCGCATACGGAGGGCACCGTCGTACTGAGCAATGAAGCTGCGGATCAGAATAATGAAGTCCAATCACCTGACCATCCAACATCCAGAAACACCCACCAGGCAACAGTCGACATCGACGGGGGGGACTTTCAGACCAC ATTTAGCATCCTCAGAAGCGGGCCGTCATCCATGATTGATCTGGAGATGCACAAGGACACAG GCCCTTCATTGCCCAGGCCTGCTCCCGCCGAGCTCTCCGTGTGTGACCTGTGTGCTCCTCCCCTCAAGCCTTTCGTCCTGCAGCCCAAGGACAAAGCCAACCTGACCAGGTGGCTGGGAGTTCTGTGGTCCACCACCCTGAGAAGTAAGAAGAGTAACA ATGCGTCCAAGGTCACCCCCGACCACTTTGATTGGTACACCCACCGTGGCAGAGTCATGGGTGTCATGGAGGACCTGCACTGTGGGAACATCTCCCATGGAAAGATACTGCTGGGCTCCTTCATGAGGAAACCCCTGTGGGTGGACCACAGCGCCACCACG GTTTTCAACCTGCTAACGAGCTCCGTCAACGTGGCCATCAACTGCACGGAGTCCTGTGTGCACGCGGGGCAGTCCTTCATGGTGCCATGCG GCCACGCCTACAGTATCCAGAACCTGGTGGCGCAGCCAGTAGTTCTGTGCTTTACCAGGGTGCTGGCAGAGAGTCCAGACTGA